The following nucleotide sequence is from Mugil cephalus isolate CIBA_MC_2020 chromosome 18, CIBA_Mcephalus_1.1, whole genome shotgun sequence.
ATTCATTTGCGCAAGTGTTTGCTCAGCGCCTCCTAGTTTGGTTTTAGGGCTTGCCATCTCGCTGATATTGCATATCAGACGCTATGACCCAGTCTTGTCTGTGGTGATGTAACACTGGCCGACTGCAcggtgttttgtgtgtgaggagAGGTGTGTGCGCTTATCGGACAAAGCGGCGCGTCACCGCTGGCTGGCTGGTGTCTCCGTCTGCATCACTCCGCTTTCGTCTCATGCTTATCGCAGAATTATACTGCCTTTTGTGAAACGTTTATTGAGGTGAAAAAGTCGTCCGGCGCTTTCATGTAGCGCTGGATCCTGCCCCTCTTCACATGTaatgataattatttttatttcacccaTAAAAAGTGTCTCAGTAGCTTTATAACaggacattcattcattcaagctCCACGGAAGGAGTCAGCGTCCACACCCTAACCAGGTAGACTTATAATAAGTTATTGGGGTCAATGTATTATTCACCAGCAGTTAAAAGATTTATATCAGCAAGATTATCCCTTTCCTAGTCACAAATCCAATGAATAGCAAGATTACGCTAAGTAAACCTGTGACAAGCCTTCTTAGTGACGTGTCTCTTGTTTGGGAAGGCATCAGTGACAAAGAAATTACAtttgaggaggaggtgttgtGGAGTAAAGGAGACTATAGCCAGGTGCCCAAAGTTTTGCTCTTATGAGTCAGATTAAAGCCGAACAGAGTAATTAAAACTCATTTCTGTCTTCAGATGAACCGTCCAGCCCCAGCACTGACCAGGACAGCACACTCATCCCTGCCTCTGCTGTGATATCAGGAACGCCCGTCATCACCACCATCCCACCCAGCCCCACCTCTCCGTCCCCCCTCCTCCGACGCCAGCTGTCACATGACCAAGGTTTGAATTAGTTTAGGTTTTTCTTGAAAAAGCTGCTCTGATAAGCtaaatgacattttaacagTGCAGCTTTTGGACAGATTCAAATAATTTTGTGACCCTCTTTTAATAGATTCTCTCCGTCTCACAATTATTGAGTCAGATTCTGGTACGAAAACCGAGCGGTCCAAGTCGTACGACGAAGGGCTCGATAACTACCGGGAGGAGAGCAAGGGGTGAGTTTCACATGTGTCATCACATCAGACAAAGTGCAGAAGACGAAACCTGTTTCCTTAAACTCCTGTGATTAACCCAGATTTTAGTAAGGCTCAAATGAGGCTCAAAACAAAAGTTTTGAGCctcatttaaacctttaaatggGCGCGTTTCTCATTCTTAATCCTTAATCTTTCTCTattgtgacgttttttttttctcttccatgtAGGAGGACTTTGATTCCTGGTCTGAAAAGTCTCAGGAAGGTGAGTTGTTCTGACCAAACACTGCGCTCTGTGCCAGCTGCTCTCACGTGTCACTTGACGGTTTTATCTGCACTTCCTGCAACAAGGTTTATCAGCACTGAAGAAGATAAAAGTTCTCTCCTGTGCGATTTGAATATATTATGGAAATGGGACAGCTGTAAAAGCAACACGCctcaggcctttttttttttttttttgggtaaatAATTAATTGAAAACGTGGTGGAGTTTACATTCTCAGTTTAAGAGCGAGTGTCACAAAgcctttctgtttttaaagtttacttcagctttgttttctgttccctCTCAGGCTGCTGACAGGTCCTCAGAAGACTCGGGCTCCAGGAGAGACTCTTCGTCCGACATCTTCTGCGACGCCTCCAAGGAGGGTTTGCTGCATTTCAAGCAGCTTCACGCAGATAAGGGGAAGGTGTGCGCCGCCGCTACGTAAACTACGACCATCAGCGTTACTTGACCTACTTCATGACTTGTTTTATAAACAGTGACGGGTCTGCCCTCGAGGCAGGGATCGTGTGTTATGATTCCAGCAGTAGACTCCTCGCAGAAAAGACGGTTACAGTTTAATTCCTTCCATTCGGTTTTTTAAAAGCTCCTCTTGTTCCTGTTTCGTGCAGCGCGGAGGAGGCATGAGGCCATGGAAGCAGATGTACGCCGTGCTGAGGGGCCACTACCTCTGCCtgtacaaagacaaaaaggaaggACAGGCCCACGCCAACTGTCAGGCGGTGGACGAGCCCGTCCCCATCAGCATCAAGGCCTGTCTGATCGACATCTCCTACAGCGACACGAAGCGGAAGAACGTGCTGAGGCTGACCACGTCGGACTGCGAGTACCTGTTCCAggctgaggacagagaggacatgcTGGCCTGGATCAGAGTCATACAGGAGAACAGCAACCTGGATGAGGAGGTACAAATCATGCATGTGGACATGTGACGCACAAGACGTAGGGCTGCATACGTAAGATGAGATGTTCAGCTATTGCTCATCTTCAAACACATAACAATTTCAAGGAGAAAAGTGCCAAAATCATAATATAAAGCTAACAAAGAAAAGGATTATGTTCTGACACTGCACATCGGTTAAGATACTTTTAATACATTTGATTGTTCATGCAAAACACTGTCTCAGATCTGTGCTGGTTTCCCTGGTCTGACATTtgatatttgttgttgtttaacaaTTAATAGACTACACAGAAAGGGTAACGTGCATATTAATTAGCAGTTGTAATAATTTTCTGCCCTACGAATGGTCAAATCGTGCAAACATCCACCTACACACGAAGAACTGACACTTGCTAGGTTCTGATTTGTATGTGAGCAAATGAATCCTGCAGAAAATATcaagttgttctgtttttgcacagttAGACCTTGATGTTTCTTCATATATGCTTCCCATGCTGCATTAAATAGGTGTGTCTGCGCCCATTTGTAATTTAAGCCAGCGTTTCCCCTCTCTTTTGAGGACATGACCGGGCCGTCCATACTGTGGCATTCCAATGGTCTCACCTTTGTTACCTGATAGCAGCAGGTCATATAGAGACGGCCTGCGCGGCACCTGATGCCTTAAACCTCGTCTATTGTGTCTCACGTCCGTTCTGCTCTGCCCTTCTTTTCATTCAGAACGCAGCCTTCACCAGTCATGACCTCATCAGCAGGAAGATCAAGGAGTACAACACCTTGATGAGGTATGggcaaagaggagaggagagggtaGGTGGGACCAAGGCGGGAGATCGGTGGGGACTGATTTGTTCATGTTTCACGCAGCCCGACTGGAAGTAAGACGGAGCCGTCACCCAGACCTTCACGACAGTCGCTGAGCATCAGACAGACGCTGCTGGGAGGCAAAGGAGAGACCAAAGCCACGAGTCCACATTCACCCAAAccagagcaggagaagaagagcatGCACAAAGGTAGGACGAGAGTTTTGTGTTCCCTCCCTATACGTGTAAGCAGATTTAATGTGTAAGATACGCTGATGATGTTTTATAAAATCTGTGTGCAGATGACACCAGCCCTCCGAAGGACAAAGGAACATGGCGGAAGGGCATCCCCGGACTCATGAGGAAACCTTTCGAGAAGAAGCCGTCACCCGGGGTGACGTTCGGAGTGAGACTGGACGACTGTCCTCCTGCACAGACCAACAAGGTTCCTGCTGATTTTATCTGCAGctacaacacaaaataaacagcgtTACTTGGATTCGTGTACTTAAATGgggttttttaaatatttccctCTTCTCCCAGTTTGTTCCTCTGATCGTGGAGGTTTGTTGTaagctggtggaggagagaggactggAGTACACGGGCATCTACAGAGTCCCTGGAAACAACGCCGCCATCTCCAACATGCAGGAGGAGCTCAACAACAAGGGCATGAACGACATCGATATCCAGGACGATGTGAGTGCCCCGTTATCGATCCGCCGTTGCTTTAAATAAACTCCCCTTGGCGTCTCATGACACAAAGTCACGTTGTTATTGTGCCGCATGAGCTGCACGTTGACATTTTTGCACGCTTGCCCGTAATGTGTCAATCTTTAAAATTAGATATTTTGAGACGTCAAAGAGTGGAACCGCAGGGTGAGCTGGTATTTCTGGATCAGCCAGCAGCTAATGTGAGTGCAGTAgtgaaactaaaagaaaactaTCAATCGTCTTCTTTTACAGAAATGGAGGGACCTCAACGTGATCAGCAGTTTACTGAAGTCCTTCTTTCGGAAACTTCCTGAGCCGTTGTTCACCAATGGTAAGGCGACTCCGCCATCTAGTGGCCAAAAGTGAGAACTGCATTTTTCATTAGAAGAAAGATGACTTCTTTAATTTCCTCCTGCAGATAGGTACGCAGACTTTATAGAGGCTAACAGAATAGAAGACCCGGTGGAAAGACTGAAAGTGATCAAGAGGATGGTGAGTTATGATAATTCTGTTctgggttatttatttttaaacttatttttatgtgtttctgCACTGGGGTGATGTGTGGgtgatgtgttgttgtgaagcTCACAAAGTTTGTGTTCAATGCAGCACTTTGCATGAATCATATCAGCAAATGTGTGGCAATGCAGAGCGgcaggcagaaaaaaattatttaatttctttaatttgatttaattacaGTTGCATGAGTTACCGGATCATCACTACGAGACCCTCAAGTTCCTCTCAGCTCATCTAAAAACCGTGGCTGAAAACTCAGAGAAAAATAAGGTATTAAACTCAAtgtgacagatttaaaaaaaataaataaataatcaaccATCGTGCAGGATTATTGATGTGAATTCACTTTTCCTTCGTTTCAGATGGAGCCAAGGAACCTGGCCATCGTGTTCGGCCCCACTCTGGTGCGGACCACCGAGGACAACATGACCCACATGGTGACGCACATGCCAGACCAGTACAAGATAGTGGAGACCCTCATTCAAAACGTGAGCGCCCCTTCCTACAAGCGCCACAGAttcacacatataaaacaaaaacgtaAAGTTTTAATGATGATATTTCTTTCTTCTAGTATGACTGGTTTTTCACAGAAGAGGGAAACGAAGATCCAGTGGTGGGTACAGGCATCGCTGCCGTCAAATTACTTTGTTCTTctaatgaattaaacattttaggTGAATAATTTAGGATTATTTCAGTTACAACTTGTAAGGATCAAGTAGCAACATCAACTACCGCCAGCATAGGAATCTATCTACTTTGTATATACAAgctatattttatatacatattttttatcctccttttaaatctcaacatttgcacattttttgtttatgtgtcttGTATAATTCCTGCACCGTAGGCCTTTGTTGTGTTGCATGTGTCAGAATTGACAGTAAATTTGACTTTGATTATCCGTATCTGACCCCTGATCCGCTCCTTCCAGACCGTGTCCCAGGAGGAGAGCGCCGTGGAGTCCCAGCCCGTCCCCAACATCGACCACCTGCTCACCAACATCGGGCGGACGGGCACGTCGCAGGGTGAAGTATCAGGTAACGCGCTGCCTTTGGCGGACCGACTCTGTGGTGGGTTTACCTTTCTCTGCCCTTTCGCTGCGGAGCACTGTGGTCAAAGAGCGCCCCggttgtgtttttaaactggCGACGAATGTTGATGATAAAGCTGCTTCCTCCCTTAGACCGAGCTTCTcccctctttgcttttttttttttggctgttgcCATCAGATAGAAATGTCTATGGCTAACCATGAGTCCAAATGCCTGTGTGGGTTTCAGGGGGCAATTTGTTTGCATCCCTGAAAAGATGCAACAAATTGTCTCGCTTCTCCATTTGCTTTAAGAGATCTACTCCCCCTCCTCGGTATTTGCTTTTAACCAGTTAACTCCAGTCATCCTGTTGCCCCTTTAATACCCCCTTTTTGGTCAAACTCCTCCCTCCTTTACCCCTGCATACTGTTGCACTAATAAAGGCATGTTCTTTCCCACGTCAGAAAGAGATGTTTTTACAGTGAAAGGCGACCTCTGATTCCTCTGTCTCTAGTGAGGCTCTGTCGGGTGTCCTAAAGGCTTTCCCAGCATTCACACATACTGATCTTGACACAGGCCAAGTGGGCGGAGTCTATCACACCGTGATGTCACTGATGGACTCTATAATGTCCGTGATGGACAGCTGGAACTGTAGGAAGAAGGACGATTGTTGCCCCCAGTGTAGCTGCCTAGTCTGCAGGAACCCGCAGCTCTTGTAAGCGCAAGAAATgccaaagagaaaagacaaaatgcgTTAACGATCGAAAAAAACGCGAAAAAGGGGGGAGGCGAAACGGCTACACGGTACTGTACAGCGTCCGGTGTTGTGGTTCTGTCACAGTATAACCTAACGCAGGCCGGTGCTACTGTCTGAAAGGCTCTCCGCTGTCTCTCCTCACTGTCTCGCAAGCTTGCCAACGGGAGAGATAGCATGGTATGGTTTCTACGTCTCCGGTCAGTGTGCACCTGCATATTGTGCCatcatgtgtattttttttcaaaaaaaaaaaaggggtgtATAGGGGGGCTCGGCTATGTCACACAAATTTTAGTTAAAGGATGCGATTACAGAGCAGGTGAGGACTGATTACAGGACTGATTCCTTGCCGACACTCTTTCTATCTCATGTAGCGTCCACTCTCTTCATATAGCTAGCCCCTCTGTGACCCCCCTGTCACTTTCAGTTCAGTCCTTTGGTTTCTTTCATGGTCGTCACCGTGTCACTGTTGTCATGTCACCTCACTCCGCTTCACCAGTCAAATATAAGACACTAGTATTTGCctaaattcttttcttttttttttttttctcgtcttaGGAAAAgaatagatttttaaaaagacagtCTGAGAAAAATGCTTCATGTGACCGCCTCAATCAGAACAAGCTCAGTTGAACAGGATAATTCTCCAAGTGATGTTATACATCCAGCAGATGTGAAGCTCCAGAGGAAGACTAATTTCATCCAGGTTGAATAAAtgttgtccatgtaaacgtatCCACTGAGCGAAGCATCACGTGTTGTTTTGCGAGCAGAGACATTAACCttaacaaacttttttttaaaaatcagttgACGTGATCTGATAAGATGAAAATGCCTGGATTTCTCAGAGTTATGTCTTTCACAGGACAGTTACACACAAAAAGGACGCAGGTTGTGCGTCACAgcaacagtatttttttatttaaatcagttaaATCCGATCACACCTTCACGCCTGGATAGCAGAGCTCATTCGCCACCCTTTGTGTTGCATGTTGCATTGTCACGTCTGTCACGCCGATGGTAAAAACGTGCTCATTGCTGAAGTTGCACTCAGAATCACTGGCAGAAACTCGGGAAAAGCCGGGGAAAGAACGTCACATGCCTCGTAGACGTGGACCTGAGTGTAACGCAGAGCCCACGTGTCCCTGTGTGCTGCATGACCTGTTGTCTGCTCATGTATGTGCTCATCAGTCTTACTCATGCTTACTTCTCATCAACATTGTCCTCTGTcctctattttttatttctttttattttttttgtcggATCCATTCCCCCACAttgcacctcctcctcttcctttcacgTACCACCCGTGTCGTGAAATCATCTAACGTGTCCTGTTTTCTCTGTCGCCCACAGATTCACCGACTAGTGACTCCGCTAAATCAAAGGTGAGTGTGTGTCCGGTGTCTCAGGAGTCTGATAATGTAGGATGACAGGAGGTAGGACGAGACCACGAGGGTCGTGTGACCCAAATCATGAGCGGCATAGAGCGATTGGTTTGGATTGCTTCATTTTTGAGATGTTCCTCTTTTCTGCATCCATCCCAGACAATGGAGTAATACTTTAATTTGAGGTAAACTGGGAGAAATCTATTTGAGAAGCAGCTGTAATTTCACAATTATGAGGCCAGTCCagtgtgtccaaaaaaaaaggaaaaaagctgGTTAGAAACTGAGAAACATCCACAAGTAGAAATCAGAATTTGGCTCAAAATAATCGAAAAAACATTGGCATTGGAACTGTTTTCTGTGCAAGAAATGGTGTCGCAGTGAGACGGTGCTGTGATCACCGCAAAATATATTCTACCCAGCTCCTTAGTGTTGGCAAAGAGGCAGAAATCTCAGAACTATTTGTAGGAAAGAGGAAAACCTGCTTGTAAAGTGGTGGAAATGAGTCATAAATGTTCCATAAAGCAAAAGATCCCCTTCAACAGTCGTTCCTTGAAGGTGTGTCTGGTGACACAAAGAGGCTTAATACTTGTGGCTGAGCAGCTCATGAGTGCGCAGATATTTTTCATCATTGCACTGCTGTCGTCCGGCTGCTTCTCTCCAGCTTTAACGCCGGTCATGGCAGAGTCTGGGCTTCACGCTGCGCTGCTGTTTCTCCTGCTTCTGCTTCAAGGCCGGCATGGAAACGATAACGTGCTCCCTGTTTGTGACGCTGCTAATGTTCCTctttctgtccacttctctggtTTGTGTTGCCTCGCGGGAGCAGGTGGAGTACAGAATTTAAGTGTCCAGGCAGGGGTGAAGGGTTTTACTTGTGTCTGCTTTGCGTTTCTCTGCGTCCGTAGTCCTCACGTCGGTATCTCTCTGCTCCGCAGGGTTCCTGGGGCTCAGGGAAGGACCAGTGCAGCCGAGAGCTCCTGGTCTCCTCCATCTTTGCTGCAGCCAGTCGCAAAAGAAAGAAGTCAAAGGAGAAGCCGCAGCCTAGCAGCTCGGACGACGATCTGGACTCTGTGTTCCTCAAGAAGGAAGTACCAGGACAGAAGGCAAACCACCACCACAGCCTCCAGACTGAGACGCCGAGCCAGACCAGCCCCAACGCCAAACCCAACGCGAAGCAGCAAGCGCGGgcagaagagaggaaagagaacgGGCGGACGGTGGAGCTCAATCCAAAACCTAAGCGAGAGCACAGGAACTCCTTCTTCCTGAAGGAGAAGACTCCACCCAGACACCCGTCGCCTTCGCCCTCCCCGTCCCCGAACGTCTCCAGCTCTCCTAACATCTTCCAAACGGCTCCTCAGGGGAAATCGTCTCTATCAGACCCTCCGTCACAGCTGGATGAAAACACCTCCGACCTCGGCACCATGAGCTCCGGAGCGTCGGTGCCACGGTCGAGGCCGAAGAAGTGGACGGCCGGAGCCGATCTGCCTGCATGTGTCGGACTGGGAgtcggagccggagccggagccggagcgtCGGCCGGCGCAGAGGTGAGCTCCATCACCTCCGACtactccaccacctcctccatcacgTTCCTGACCGGAGCGGAGTCCAGCGCGCTCAGCCCCGAGCTGCAGGGCGGCGAGGAGGCGGACGACGAACGCAGCGAGCTCATCAGCGAGGGGCGACCCATGGAGACGGACAGCGAGAGCGACTTCCCGGTGTTCGCCCCGGGGGGCGGCAGCAGCCAGTCCACGCCCTGCCCCCAGCAGAGCCAGGGGAAGGCCGAGCCGAGGGTCGGAGGCGCGGCCGAGGGCAGCACCACGCCGAAGCTGGAGGCGCGGCGTCTCTTCCCGTCGCACAGGATGATCGAGTGCGACACCCTCTCGAGAAGGTGGTCGCTAAGGCAGAAAACAGACAGTGAATCGTCAGTGGAGGGCGTCGCTGGGAGCGGGGAGCGCGGCGAGGGCAGGGCGGAGTCTTCCACTCGGCTGTCTCGAGTCCTGGAGGTGATGAAGAAAGGCCGGTCGACGAGCAGCCTCAGCTCATCTTCCCGCAGCGAGTCGGAGCGGCCCGAGCCGGCCTGGCACCTGAAGATCACAGAGCGGCTCAAGTTCAGGCTGCGAACATCTGCCGACGACATGTTCACCCACAAGAGCCGGACTCCCGACGCCCgcgggaagaagaagaacatccGCCGCAGGCACACCATGGGCGGCCAGAGAGACTTTGCGGAGTTGGCGGTCATCAACGACTGGAGGGAGCAGGGCGGGGTGGACCAGACGGCCGAACTATCAGCCCTAGACCGCCTCAAACCGCGATGCTCCTCTCAGGACTTCTCCATCCGGGACTGGATCGCCAGAGAGCGGTGCAAAGGCTCCGAGTCCAGCGGTGAGGTTGCACCCAAAGCCGTCCCAGAGGACGACCACCCGGAGGCCCAGGAGGTCGTCGCCCCTGATAGACCTCCGCCCTCGGCGTCTCCGGCGGCCCAGCCGCTAGCGGGAGTGAACGGCGGCGGGCTTCAAAGCAAAAACAAGGCCTCCCTCGGGGCAGACGCTCACCCACACAAACTCTCTGGAACACAAGTCGTCCGCTCACGCTTCTACCAGTATCTGTGAAACGACCGGAGCGGTTTtgtctagtgtgtgtgtgcgtgtgcgcatgtgtgtgttagagagagagagagagagagagagaggaaaagccagaatgaatgtgtgtattttagcTACCGCACAATATTTTTTCTACAAAGTATACTTTATGTATCTACTGTACATACTGTGTATAAGCTTTCATGATTGTTACTGGAATAATGCTGAAgagatgtttaatgtgtgtaatTCCGCTGCCATACtggaacacaaaaacacagactgtcTCCTGCAGCCCTACTCATGCAAGAATGTGACTTTACTGTCAGTAGGACACGAAACGGTCAACTTGAGTATTACTGAAGAATGCGAGAGGAAGCTCTTCTCTAAGTTCTGTTCTTCCTCTTAGAAGCAGTATGAAGAATGTATTACTCTTTTTGGACTAACACTAGTTGCTTGTGACAATATTGTCTTTTTCAAAACAATATGTatgtaattgttttttctttttttcttttttttttttgcacgtacTTGAAGTACGCGGAGTAAACTGAGGGCTGCTTTCTGGGCTGGGTGCTGTgggaagtttctttttttcacagcaCACTCACAACAGCCAGATATTAGCTTGAAGGACTGACTGAGGATTATTAGAGTTTTATcaaataaagactgaaaacGTAATGAAATGCTGATACTATAGTATGTAATGCTTGGTacagtagtttttatttccaaattgTTTTGTCAAGTTATAGTCCAAAAAGTACGTTTTTACATATGTGTGAAGAAAAAAgtgcctcttttctttttctttcttttttttttttttttaagaaaacagtttttataGACAGCTGTGAATTTGAAAACAACCTCACAGGCATTCCagatattttcctgtttttagttAAACTCATTCAGATGTATGtcagtgtttatgtttcagttttttcccccctcttctgtgtttttaaagtgcagtaaaaaacaaaacaaaacaaaaaaaaaaacaaacgcatGGGCGCTTAAAAAGTGGGAGAAAAATTTACGACAGATTCATCTTTGAAAATTGCATGAGACAACGTTTGCTGAAGAGTCAACATCTTGCCTGTCTACTACAAGACATGGGTGCAACACCTCCCCCCTCAACaaacactggaaataaataatcttTATTAGATTCTCGTGTCTGTTTGGTCTCTGTGTTTGGGAACATCTGGGAAGAATAATGCACTATAATCAAAACCATTTATTATAAGATCTTTCCATTTTTGCTTATaaggcctcttttttttatctgcatcactttgaaatattagaaatatgttttaaattaagttaaattagGAAAACTAATTATTGAAACCTTTAGATACGAGTATTACAGgaacttcaaataaaaatgtatttattttttgagattttaatttcttctttattttacattttacaggtcaataaaataaaatgacagcaaCAAGTAATTGCAGATTATTTCGCAGTGTCTACTAAAACAAGATTATTTGACtagttttattgtatttcatcAAGACAATAAAAATTTGCACACGTTCTCTGACccattttatttgctttggcGCCACCCCGTGGTGTATTGACAGGTTGCACAGTGGTGGGCCGCAAAGGCAAATTATGTGATGAGAATAACAAACAAATTTACTTTTTTGTAAGTTCGGAAGTTGCTACAAACACATACTTTTGTCATGTAAACGCACGTTATTCACAAAAGAGGGGAAAGTGTTGGACCTTACAACGAACCATTCAGAACTTGCTTGAAAATAATCcgatttttaagattttaatggTATAAAAATAATTCACCGACAGTTGTACTCAAAAATGATTGTTCGCATAGATAAACTGGCAACAGTTAATTCGGCGTATATTTTGTACGTAGCTTTCCAACATATACATAGATTTAGGCTGAAAAACACGAAGTTCACGTTACATCTCACATTGCGACCCGCTGTAACCATGGCAACCCGATTGCAACCGAACACTACCAAACTTTATAGCCACAGTTGtcattatttctcttttgtgaaTTATATACATGTTggctgttttaaatttaaaaataataataacaatgattaaataaacttaaaataaaataaattgaattacACTCTATAATGATGAATGCACTGAAACAACTGAGAGCAGTGTGAACATAGGGGGGACTGagtgaataaaaacaatgacTGTCTGCATTTTCACTACGCGAGAATTTGCGCATGATGACAATTAGCTAACGAGCTGCCTCGTGCCGTCCGAATGACGTAACTTGAACGCgagccagtgtttgtgtggaaaGCTTGAAACGCCCAGTTCGTACGAGCCTCGGACCTGCAAGGACACCTCCACACTGCTCAGGTAAGAAGGATTTAATTATGGGAATTAAAGTGCACTTTGAACGATTATAATTAATTCATGTAATATAAGCGTGTTTTATTTCCTAGAAGTAGACCagcattgtttttcctttttcgttTAATCATCTATTGTTTTAAGTGTGATGGGTATGAATATTTactcattttactttatttcacagaCCTTTCTCCAACATTTGGCCCCAAATCCATTtagaaattattaaatataacatttatgTTATTGTTACAC
It contains:
- the LOC125024392 gene encoding rho GTPase-activating protein 21-like isoform X1, with the translated sequence MLAQRNGLPAGCKPVPLKDHPDLRDVDVSAEGCCSLSPSPSSGGCPWARLAGVDGCLSEPYCLWFQLLARAYWGEVELGLTSPNRSVSWARLREASRKNCVRSRAKQKDGRDQSEATASPGAEEEPFSWPGPKTLHLRRTSQGFGFTLRHFIVYPPESAVHNSLKDEDNGSRGRQRNRLEPMDTIFVKQVKEGGPAHGAGLCTGDRIVKVNGESIIGKTYSQVIALIQNSDASLELCVMPKDEDILQLFSRDITALAYSQDAYLKGNEAYSGNAQNIPEPPPICYPRIEVKAAGMAQSSDPASVGETTRGAAQGPGRRGGPAEKSYRVEIPVPPSPPPQQTSKSQTVVCVCSENARTVAMPPDLVDRGSRVARAGPSHRTEENRYGPSADSGSARPRPLIPSVPGGAQLQYPSSRPTETPVYSPSSTSRPTVYPDTLTPVRAPLTTASPDTFSTAVSPSANHYSPSPTAPSTSPHQNIDWRNYTTYKDYIDAKRLHTYGCRTIQERLDSLRAAANSSSAYTQQRTPPSSCTSQRAGLGSQVKRRSASTDRGVDAGSQSAAATAPLRSASQERLESGLERTIPTRNWPRSVSQDALPFSTQTGAPKPRARSCDYLVQRPPESGGAVSGDKAGLEDRVLLCQGEEARASRQGAGLRALPHQNRSLTGPEEEEGRGSLLSNSPLAAPVFTKGTTDSALSSRTDFLTRPSRLPVKNAMSDPSPALSPTKTADPLKDQRANIGNHMGYPSLPHLQIRARADSLKMESRSEAGLAARSSSCSGPSSKLPIQRQQAVASSSGSPATNGGVAQKPKVKETSSSTGALVRTNGGVAEGVEGPDATVVVLRRDKNSHSHVRPPSYVLAVNDNQRGVTHKSPPLVKAGSADGAMCWMSNESCREMHLRRLGDTRQKSGSSNLDDSLDSIPFIDEPSSPSTDQDSTLIPASAVISGTPVITTIPPSPTSPSPLLRRQLSHDQDSLRLTIIESDSGTKTERSKSYDEGLDNYREESKGRTLIPGLKSLRKAADRSSEDSGSRRDSSSDIFCDASKEGLLHFKQLHADKGKRGGGMRPWKQMYAVLRGHYLCLYKDKKEGQAHANCQAVDEPVPISIKACLIDISYSDTKRKNVLRLTTSDCEYLFQAEDREDMLAWIRVIQENSNLDEENAAFTSHDLISRKIKEYNTLMSPTGSKTEPSPRPSRQSLSIRQTLLGGKGETKATSPHSPKPEQEKKSMHKDDTSPPKDKGTWRKGIPGLMRKPFEKKPSPGVTFGVRLDDCPPAQTNKFVPLIVEVCCKLVEERGLEYTGIYRVPGNNAAISNMQEELNNKGMNDIDIQDDKWRDLNVISSLLKSFFRKLPEPLFTNDRYADFIEANRIEDPVERLKVIKRMLHELPDHHYETLKFLSAHLKTVAENSEKNKMEPRNLAIVFGPTLVRTTEDNMTHMVTHMPDQYKIVETLIQNYDWFFTEEGNEDPVTVSQEESAVESQPVPNIDHLLTNIGRTGTSQGEVSDSPTSDSAKSKGSWGSGKDQCSRELLVSSIFAAASRKRKKSKEKPQPSSSDDDLDSVFLKKEVPGQKANHHHSLQTETPSQTSPNAKPNAKQQARAEERKENGRTVELNPKPKREHRNSFFLKEKTPPRHPSPSPSPSPNVSSSPNIFQTAPQGKSSLSDPPSQLDENTSDLGTMSSGASVPRSRPKKWTAGADLPACVGLGVGAGAGAGASAGAEVSSITSDYSTTSSITFLTGAESSALSPELQGGEEADDERSELISEGRPMETDSESDFPVFAPGGGSSQSTPCPQQSQGKAEPRVGGAAEGSTTPKLEARRLFPSHRMIECDTLSRRWSLRQKTDSESSVEGVAGSGERGEGRAESSTRLSRVLEVMKKGRSTSSLSSSSRSESERPEPAWHLKITERLKFRLRTSADDMFTHKSRTPDARGKKKNIRRRHTMGGQRDFAELAVINDWREQGGVDQTAELSALDRLKPRCSSQDFSIRDWIARERCKGSESSGEVAPKAVPEDDHPEAQEVVAPDRPPPSASPAAQPLAGVNGGGLQSKNKASLGADAHPHKLSGTQVVRSRFYQYL